The DNA region TGGTGGCTGATCGCCGCGCGTGTCCTTGAGTTCTTCGCTACGGGACAACTTGCGGCGGTGGCCTCGGCAGGTAAAGCGGAGCACGTCAGGCCGCGAAACCCTCAGGGAGGAGGAACGATGCAATTGCCCTTTTCCCGCGACGCATTTCTCGACGTGTTCGGGGCGTACAACTCGCGGCTGTGGCTGGCCGCTGCCCTGCTCTGGGTCGCTACGGCGGTCGCGCACTGGGTGTGGCTCCGTGGCGGGGTGAGCCGACGCGTGCTCTTGATCGTGCTTGCCGTCCATTGGGCATGGTCAGGCATCGCGTACCATTGGCTCTTCTTCCGGAGCATCAATCCGGCCGCCACCATCTTTGCAGCACTGTTCGTGTTGCAGGCGGTTCTGTTCGTGTGGCTGGCAGTCGCGGCCAGAGGACGCGCCACTGTGCCGACCGGCGTGCGCTGTACCGTTGGCGCCGCACTCGTCGTTTACGGTCTTCTCTATCCATTCATCGGCTTCGTCGTTGGGCTGGACTACCCGCGACTGCCGCTCTTCGCTGTCCCGTGCCCCACCACACTCGTCACAGCCGGCTTCTTGGTCGCCGCCGTCAAGGTGCCACGCTTCGTGGCGGTCGTGCCGATCCTGTGGGCTGCAGTGGGCAGTTCTGCTGCCTTCACACTGGGGATGACAGCCGATCTGGCCCTTGTCATCGCTGGCGCACTGCTCACGTTCGATCTGGTTGTACCGACAGCGTTGGGGCGAAGGGCCGCAGCCTGACCGCCGCTTGCCGCCGACGGCGCCGGGCGTGATCCCGACGCGCAGCGGCCGAAGCGGAGCACGTGTGGCGTCCACCGCAGCCCGCCCCGCAGGACGACGCGAGAATGCGGCGTGGACGTGCCGAACGCCAATCGCGCCATCATCGACCGGGCGAAAGATGCGGGTGCAGATGGCGCGGGCGCAGTTGGAAGGCTACCTGTCGTCGGCCAGCCACCCGGTAGGGCGGTTCAAGGCGCGGGTGTTTGCGCGGCTTGGCTTCAGGGCCAGCGAGTGATGGCTGTTCGAGCAAGCCTTACGCGAGCAGCATCTGGCACGGGCCGCAGAGGCCGGTCGGTGGACGCCGTCGGCCAGTCGTTCACCATTCGCGCTATGCTGCGAGGACCGACCGGAGCGCCGGCGCTCGTGACCAGCGTCTGGTTCCTCCGGGCGCTGAAGACCGTCCGGGACTCGTGACCGCCTTTGCCCCCCGACCTTACCTTCCGATCCGCCCGGGTCTCCGAAAGAGAAGCGCTCGAGGCATTGCAGTGGCGGGCGTCCCTCAACAATCCCGGGGATCGTGAGGCTCTGCTGGCTCACCCTGATGCGATCCACATCCCACCCGATCAACTCGCCGGTGGGCTGGTCTTCGTTGCCGAAAGCGGGGGCGCCATCGTCGGCTTTGCGGCCCTCGTGTCACGCAGCGACGGCGACTCGGAACTCGACGCGCTCTTTGTCGAGCCGGGTCTCTGGCGTCGCGGTTACGGCAAAGCGCTGCTGCTCCATTGCGCTCAGGCGGCGCGGGACCGCGGCTCGGCGGCACTTCACGTCGTCGGAAATCGGCATGCGGAAGCGTTTTACAGAAGCTGCGGCTTTGAGCTCGTTGGGGCCGCGGAAACCCGGTTCGGATCAGGCTTACTCATGCGCATGCGGTTGTGACGGATCATGCGGCCACCCTAGTGAGGCCCACAGCGGTCCGACCGCCGCTTGCCGCCGACGGCGCCGGGCGTGATGATGAGGCGCCGCGCCTGGAGCGGAGCACGTCATTCCGACGCGCGTTCTCGAGGAGCTTCCGATGGCCCCGACGCGCTGCGAAGAGTGCGGAGCCGAGTACACGGACCCGCAAGCAGCAGGCGCTGAGCCGCTTCTACCCTGATGTGACGTGGACGGGATCCATCGAAGCCGGCGGCATGGGGCGGGGACCCCGGCACAGACTGGGACGGGATGGGGCAAGCACGAGCGCATCCAGGATGGGCGATGGATCGTGCGCCCATGACGCCTGCAGACAGAACTCCGGTTCAGGGACAACTCGCATGAAACGATACGTACTCGCTTTGCTGATCGGTCTCCTGCCCGCGGTTGCCGGCGCCCAGGCCAACCCTGCCGCGCAGGCCGCTCGCTCGTGGCGCCAGCAGCACGAGCGGGCGATCGTCGACGAGTTCGTCACCCTTCTGTCGATCCCGAACATCGCGCGCGATCGCGAGGACATCCAGCGTAACGCGGAGGCCATCGCAGCCATGATGGCGAAACGGGGGCTGGCGCCGAAACTGGTGTCGGTCCCCGGGGGCAATCCGATTGTGTTCGGTGAGATTCGCACGCCGGGCGCCACTCGAACACTCGCGTTCTACGCGCACTACGACGGTCAACCGCTCGACGCCAAGGAATGGGCCTCACCGCCGTTCGTGCCAACGCTGCGCGACAAGCCGACGGAAGACGGCGGGCAGGTGATCCCGCTGCCACCGGTTGGCGCGACGTTCGACCCCGAGTGGCGGCTGTACGCTCGCGGGGCGGCCGACGACAAGGCGCCAGTCATCGCCCTCATGACCGCCGTCGACGCCATCCGTGCCGCCGGCATGACGTTCAGGGCAAACATCAAATTTGCGTTCGAAGGGGAGGAAGAGGCCGGATCGGTGAACCTCGAACGAACGCTGGCAGCCAACAAGGACCTCTTTGCGGCAGATCTCTGGCTGATGTGCGATGCGCCGCTCTATCAGACGCGGCAGCAATCGATCATCTTCGGCGCGCGTGGCGTGACACAGGTCGACATCACCGTCTATGGACCGCGTGCCGAGCTGCACAGCGGCCATTACGGCAACTGGGCGCCGAACCCGGCCATGTCGCTCGCGCGGCTGCTGACGTCCATGAAGGACGACAAGGGCCGCGTCCTCGTTGAGGGCTTCTACGACGACGTCGAACCGCTCGGGCCGGTGGAGAAGCGGGCGCTCGCCGAGGCACCGGCGATCGGCACGGATCTGATGCGTCAGTTCTGGCTCGGTTCAACCGACGGCGGTCCGCTGACGCTCAACGAGCTGATCACGGTCCCGTCACTCAACATCCGGGGGATGACCAGCTCGCGCACCGGCGCGCAGGCCTCGAACGTGATCCCGGCCTCGGCGACGGTGAGCATCGACATCCGGATGGTGAAGGGCATGGACGGCCGCAAGACCGGACAACAGATCACCGATCACATCCGCACGCAGGGCTTCTTCGTCGTCGACCGCGAGCCGACGGCCGACGAGCGCCGCGCGCACCCGAAGGTGGCCAAGGTGGTCGTCGTTCGAACCGGCGCCGGCTCGCGTACGCCGATGGACCTGCCGATCTCCCAGGAAGTCATCCGGACGGTCGAAAGCGTCCGCGGCCGCGCCGTCAAGCTACCAACGATGGGCGGGGGCCTTCCGCTCGCGCAGGTGGAACGGCCTCTCGGGACCCGGACGATCGTGATTCCCATGGGGAATCATGACAACAATCAGCACAGCTCTGATGAGAACCTGAGGATCCAGAACCTCTGGGACGGAATCGAACTGATGGCGGCCCTTCTGACGATGTAAGGGGCCGGGTGCGAGCCCTCGGACCGATCGCTGTCCGAGCAAGCGCTGGACCGGACGCCCGCGATTCGGTGAGGGCGCGGCCGCTGGTGAACGCAGGCGTTCGATTGTCAAGAGCGCATGACGGTGCGCTGGCGCATGTTGGGGATGGTGCGGGAAGACAGCTTCAGCGAATCACGGGAAGGCGCGCATGGAGAGATCGATTGAAGTCCTTGCCATCATTCTGTTCGGGGTCATTGGTCTCTCGCACATTGTGCAACCCAGGGCCTGGGTGGACTTCTTCATCCTCTTGCGAGGCAAGGGGGAAGCCGGCGTCTTCGTGGACGGGCTCGTGAATCTGCCATTTGCAGGCGCTATCATCGCCTTTCACAACATATGGTCCGGAATACCCGTCGTGTTGACGCTGGTGGGCTGGGGCCTTCTCGTCAAGAGCCTGATTCGCTTCTGCGCACCGAAACTGGGGTTGAGGATGATGGCGCGGGTGTCCGTGGAACGGTCCTGGGAGTTCCAGGTGGCTGGCGCCGGCCTCGTGGCCCTTGCGGGCCTCCTTGGCTACGGGATCTACGCTGGCTGAGCGTCACACCAGAGCTAAGCGAAGGCCGCCGGTAGCGTGTATCGCAACGCCGCCGAACACCGAATGGAGCCGTCGGCTTGCCGTAGGGCGGCATGAAGCAAGGGAGGAACATGTCCTGGTGGCGTCGATTGCTCGGTCAGGACACCGGCGACGTCGATCCGCGCGTGCCCATTCGATTCGACGCCGGCGGATGGACGCCGAACCGCCGTGCAACGGGCGCGCGTGAATGGACCGACGCACTCGGCAACGTCCTGCGGCTGGAGATCGAAACGGAACCCGCACCGTACCTGGCGGCCGCGACAGATCTGTCGGCGCTTCGCGAATGGTGCCGGCGAAACGCCGCTCAGCGAGATGGCGGGATCGTGTCTGTCGATGTGGTGGAGGTCGATGGCCGTCAGGCGCTCCAGATCATCGAAAAGTTCGAGCGCCGGCCCACCTACGACTACGAAGGCACCCTCATCGTGCCTCTGCGCGACCGACACTGCCGATTCGTCGTGCGTGCCCGCGAGCAGGGCAGGACCGGCATGCGAGAAGCGGTGATCACGGGCCATCTCGTGTCATCGGGGGAGCTCGACCTCTCAAGCATGCTCGCCGCCGGGAGCGCCAGGGACGGGGCACCGATTCCCGGCTGGTTCTCGGATCCGTACGATCCTGCCTACGAGGGGCGAACGCTCCGATCCCTTGCTGATGATCCGCGCGTCGATGGACTGTTCCCCGATCATCCGCTGTCTCAGGTCCGAATGGCGCTCGTCAAGCTGCGTGCCTCGATCGAGTTCGACGATGTCGACGAGACGGAGCGGGGTCCGACGCTGACGTTCGCCTCGGCCGGAGAGGAGCGCCGATCCGGCCGCGAGATGTCTGCCGTGGCTGTCGGCACGCTACTCCTCCAAGGGGGCCGCGTCGTGGACGCGCAGACGATACTCGAGGAGTCCTTGAAGCGCCACGTCCCGAACGCAGGCGGTGAGCCCGCTCGCGTAGCCATGGAGTGGCAGCTCCTTGGCCTGGCGCACGAGCTGCAGGGGCACCTTGACCAGGCGGAGGCGGCCTTCGAGGCGTCCGCCACGGGATTCGCGGCCTCGCTTGGCGAGCGACATCTCCGCACCGCGCAAGCCATCAACAGTCGTGCGCGCATCCTGATTTCGCGCAAGGATGCCGACGCGGCCGAACCGCTGTTTCGATTCAGCCTCGAGGTGTTCGAGTCAGGACCGGCCGAGACGAGCGATGCCGCGGTGGCGTGGAACGGCCTCGGGCTCGTCCACATCGCCCGTGAGCAGTACGAAGAGGCAGTCGGCTGCTTCGAACGCGCCGTCGACATCTTCGAGCGGGCGAACGGGCCGGCCTTTCCGGACACGGCGACGGCGTTGCGCAACATGGCCCTGGCGTGGAAACGTTTGGGAGACCTGGAACGCATGGCTGAGGCGTGGCAACGTGCGGAGGATGTGGAGAGAGCGGCACAACGCCGGCGCCCCGGGATTGGCTGAAGTGGGCTTGGAACTGGAGCTGACGGGGAACGCCTCCAGCGTCATTCCATGCGGCCGGGTGGAGCACGAGATGGACCCTTCGCGAAGGGCATTTGTGGCGGCAGTCGTGAGCGTGCTCGCGTGGCCTGAGGACGGGATGAAGGCCGAGAGTGGTGATGGCCCGGCGGCGCCCAGGAACTTCATCTTCTTCGGACGCGAGCGGCAGCGAATCTCGGAGCGCGCCTTCCTCGAGCACCCGCACATCGTCGGAGCCCAGCTCAAGTACACGTGGCGTGAACTCGAGCCCGAGCGGGATCGGTACCAAGTCCAACCGTTGCTCGACGACCTCGCGTTCCTCGAGGCGCGCGGCAAGCGGCTCTTCGTGCAACTGCAGGACGTGTTGTTCTCCGAGGAGCCAGTGGTCCCCGACTACCTTCGCACGGACCCGGCCTTCGGGGGCGGTGCCGCGCGCAAGTACGAGTACGAAGGAGACGACGAGTCCGGGGCCCGCTTCGACGGCTGGGTGGCGCGACGATGGGACCCGGCCGTGCGCGCGCGCTTCATCAGGCTGCTCGAGGTGCTCGGCACGAAAGTCGATGGACGGATCGAAGGCGTGAACCTCGCCGAGACGTCCGTGGGCTTCGGCGAGAGCGGGAAACTCCATCCCAGGGGATTCACCTACGAGAACTATGTCGAAGGCGTCAAGGCCACCATGACGGGGGCGCGCCGTGCGTTTCCGCGCTCGTGCGTGATCCAGTATGCCAACTTCATGCCGGGGGAGTGGCTCCCCTGGACGGACCGCGGCTATCTCCGAGCAGTCTACGCCTGGGCTGATCGCATCGGGGTGGGCGTCGGCGGGCCCGATCTGCTTCCGTACCGCAAGGGTCAGCAGAACCATAGCTACCCGCTCATCGCGGCACGGGGGCGCCACACTCCGGCCGGGGTCGCTGTGCAGGATGGCAATCTCGGGGGATCAATCCCGCCACGGGGAAACGCGTGACAGTGGCGGAGCTGTACGCCTTCGCGACGGCACGGCTGCGGCTGGACTACATCTTCTGGGGCACGGAGGAGCCGTACTATTCCAGGGAGATTCTTCCGTACCTGGCTGGTGTCGGTTCGAGTGATGTTCGCTGAATCCTGTTGCGGGCGCCGCTCATCAAGTAGAGCCAGCAGGCACCTCGCGTGGACCACATACGGCCTGACCGCCGGGTACACAGCCAACGCGCCGCGCATCGCTCACACCGTTCGGCTGATTCGGTAACGGCAAGGCGACACGGACATCCATGCTCGACATTTCGCAGGCTTCGACTTCCGAAGAGATCGCCACTGTTCGAGCGCTCATGCTCGAGTACCACGCCCTTCTTGGGGTCGATCTCCGGTTTCAAGGCTTCGAGGCCGAGGTCCGCGGCCTTCCGGGTGCCTACGCTCCGCCCAGAGGCCGCCTGCTGCTCGCCACCCATGCGGGTACGGCCGTCGGCTGCGTCGCCCTGCAGGAGGCCGGGTGGCCGCGGGGAGAGATGAAGCGGCTCTTCGTTCGTCCCTCTGGTCGGGGCCTTGGCGTCGGCCGGGCTCTTGTTTCGGCCGTTCTCTCCCAGGCCGTCGTCATCGGCTACACCGAGGTCGTCCTCGACACCCTGCCCTCGATGACCGAGGCGCAACGGCTCTACGAGCAGTTCGGCTTCCGCGACATACCCGCGTATCGTCCGAACCCCGTTCACGGCGCACGCTATCTCTCCAAGTCCCTTGTCGGGGCCTGACCACGACACATTGGACCGCGGAGGACACCATCCCTGGAGTCACGGGCTGACCAGCCTGCGCCTGTGGCATCATGCGTGGCATTCCAGCTGATCCGCACGAGCGGAGCAGGTTCCCCGGCCGGTTCGCAGCCGATTCGGGCCGATGCAGGCAGCTCGACCGACACTGCCTCTCTCCGGGGGCGGTTGGCGCCGTGATTGCTGCGGGGGGCGGCGATCGGACTCCGGACATCGTGGTCGCCATGGATGGGGTCATGCTGCGCCGATACACGCGGGCGCGAACGTCAGGCGCCAGGAGTTGCTGATGCAGACACCACGCGCTACCCCCTGTTGGTCCCATGCGGTCGTCGCGTGCCTCCTCGCCGCGACTACGGTGAGTGCGCAAAGGGGCTTCGGTCCGCGCGACGTCGATGCGTTGCCGAGCAGCGCGCCGACTCGAATCGCGCGCTATGGCAGTCACGAACTGGCGTTCGGCGAGCTCCGGATGCCGTCAGGTACCGGCCCGTTCCCGGTGGCCGTCGTCATTCACGGCGGCTGCTGGACCGTGGGATTCGCCACGCTGAAGAACACGGCGCCGCTGGCCTCGGCGCTCACTGACGCCGGCGTGGCGACCTGGAACATCGAGTATCGGCAGGTGGGTGACCCCGGCGCCGGATGGCCCGGCACCTTTCTCGACGTCGGCGCCGGCGTCGATTACCTGCGCACCCTCGCCGAGACATACCCGATCGATCTGGCGCGGGTCACCGTGATCGGGCACTCGGCCGGCGCGCACCTGGCGTTGTGGAGTGCTGGCCGAGCCGTCCTCCCCGCCGAGAGCCCGATTCGCGGCCCGAACCCACTCAAGGTGGCTGCAGCCGTCGCGATCGACGGCCCCGCGGACGTGGGTGGACTCGTCGGCCGCGACGCCGACATCTGCGGCAAACCGGTCATCGCGCCGCTCATGGGCGGTACACCGGCCGAGCAGCCAGCGCGGTATCGCGACGCGTCGCCCCAGGAGATGCTCCCGCTTCGCGTGCCGCAGTACCTCGTCGCGGCTGCGGTGCTCACGCACGAGGATGCGCGACGCCATGAGGCGCGCGGCCGTGCGGCCGGCGACACGGTGGTGGTCCTGCCGGTGACCAACGGCAACCACTTCGACGTGATCGGACCCGGGCGCGCCGCATTCCCGGAAGTGCTGGCGTTCATCCGCCGGGCGATGGCACTGCAGCAGTAGGAGGAGAATCTCCGATGAGCAAGGTGACGCCGTTCCTGATGTTCAACGACCAACTCGAGGCGGCCATCGCGTTCTACACCGCCACGTTCCCCGACTCCGAGGTCAGGAACATCGCCCGCACCGGCGAGGACGGCCCGGTCACCTCGGCGGAGTTCGTCGTCGGCGGGCAGGTTTTCATGGGCTACAACGGCGGCCCGTACTTCGCGTTCTCCGAAGGCTTCTCGCTCTTTGTCGACTGCGAAGACCAGGCCGAGGTCGACAGGTACTGGGACGCGCTCGTCAACGCCGGGGCCACGCCGACCGCGTGCGGCTGGATCAAGGACCCGTTCGGCCTCTCCTGGCAGATCGTGCCCCGGCGCTTCATGGAGCTGATTCGCGACAGGGACGCCACGAAAGTCAAGGCCGTGATGGCCGCCATGATGACGATGGCGAAGCTCGACGTGGCTGAACTCGAGCGCGCCTACGAGGCGGCGCCCGTGTCGCACAGCGATCGCACCAGCTTTGCCATCCGCTATGCCGCCGCATGGAGCGGGAAGGATCCCGTGGCCTTCGGAGCGTTCTACGAGGAGAATGGCTCGCTCGTGGTGAACGGCTCGCCGTCGGTCGGGCGACCGGCCATCGTCGCGACGGCGCGCGCGTACATGGAGGCGTTCCCCGACATGACGGTTCGCCTGGAGTCCCTGCACGAGGAGGAGGGAACGACGGTGTTCCACTGGATCTGGACCGGCACCAACACGGGACCCGGCGGCACCGGGAGGTCGGTGCGCCTGAGCGGCCACGAGCGGTGGACCTTCGGGTCCAGCGGGCTGATTCTGACGTCGGAGGGCCACTTCGACGCGGCCGAGTACCAGCGCCAACTCACGGGCACGATCGCTCGCTGACACGGCGCAACGGCTGCCCCTCGACGATCTGCGCAAGCGGCGACGCGGCGTGAGGCTGCATCGTCCTGGGCGCCGCGGCGGCCCTATGGTGGTCACGGGGACAGGAGCGCAGGGATGGCGTGGCTCTTCGACGTCTGGATGCTGACGTTCTGGATCCCGGTGCTCGCATCGGCCGGGACCGGCTGGTTTGCCATCGAGAGCGGCCTGGTGCGATCGCTGCCGATCGCGTTGTGGTTCCTCGCGGCATTGGTGCTGCAGTTCGAGTCGGCGCCGTTGTCGCTGGCATGGAGCGCCGGCCTGGTCGGCCAGACGGTCCTGGCCATCTACCTGAGCATCCGGCTGAGGCTCGAGACCTGACACGCACCGACGCCGTCTCGCTGGCGGCGCCGGTATGCTGACCGCTTACGGCACCTCCATGTGGCTTCCACGATGAACCTGCCTGCCCGACTCGACCCGATCGACATCCGCATCACGCACTGGATGGCCCGCCACGGCATCACCCTGACCAGAGTCGCGCTGGGCGTGGTGTTCCTGTGGTTCGGCATCATCAAGTTCGTGCCGACCTGGAGTCCGGCTGCCGACCTGGCGACGCGGACCATCGAGCACCTGACGTTCGGCGTCGTTCCGCCAGCCGTGAGCCTGCCCGTGCTGGCCGCGTGGGAGTCGCTGATCGGACTGGGCCTGCTCACGGGCCGGTACCTCAGGACGACGCTGCTGCTCCTGTTCGCCCAGATGCCAGGCACCCTGACGCCGCTCCTGCTGTTTCCGGCCGAGACGTTCCGCGCCTTCCCCTACGCCCCCACCCTCGAGGGCCAGTACATCATCAAGAACCTCGTGCTCGTCGCGGCCGCAATCGTCGTCGGCGCCACCGTACGCGGCGGGCAGCTGCAGGCATCAGGTCCGGACGCGCGCTGACGTCACTTCCACGGGTCGAACGTCGGCGCGACTTCCTGGCCGATGACGACGACCGCATCGAAGGAGTCCGCCCAGGTGTCCGACCCGACAGCGCCCAGCAGGCGTGAGGGCACCGACCCGAGGCGACGCAGGGCGGGTGCATCGAGCAGCGCCCACGGCGTGTCGCGCGTTGCCGTCGCTTCGAGCGACTCCGGCGGCGCCGCGGCAAGCGGGCGTGCCGGCCGTCCCGCCATCGCCGAGGCGCCAGCCGCGGCGGTGAACCCGATGGCCGCGACGCGATCGCCCCAGCGCTCGACCGCCAGCGCGCCGAGTGGCGGCTCGGGCCACGTGCCACGCTGCTTGGCGGCATGCACGGTCGCCGTCCACACGACGACGCGGCTGTTGGCGGGGAGGCGCGTGAGGTGCCACTCCAGCGCGCGGAACATCGACGCGTCGCGGCCGGTCGTCCCGTCGCTCCGCTGCCGAGCGGCGTAGCGGGCGAAGCTCTCCAGCATCGCGCGGTCCGAGGCGTCGAAGGCGCCACGACTCGTGGCCGTATCGGCGGCGTTGCGTGAACACTGCTGCAATCGCTGCTTCTCGGCCTCGTCGAAGGGGTGCGCGGCGTCGTACGTCCAGCGCAGGTGCCTGTCGACGACCTCGCGACACTCCGCGGCGCGCGGTTCCGGCGACGCAGACGCGACCAGGCCGGGCAGCGTCGCGCGGGCATAGCGGGACGTGATGCTCACCTGGTCGTCGAGTCCGCCGAGCGTCACGCGCCTGGCCGTGGCCGCATCGAACAGCGACCGGCGCCAGGTCCCCAGCTCGCGCGTCCACCAGAAGCGCCCGATGGCCTCGTCGAGTTGCTCCGGCGTGGCGGTACGCGCCTCGATCGCCCGCGCCAATCCGACGAAGTCGTACATCGGCGCCTCGAAGAGCACGGCGGTGAAGCCGCACTGCGCGATCAGCCGATCGACGAGGCGCGCCTTGACGTCGAAGGCGTGTGCCTCGCCGTGGCTGGGGAGTTCGCCGAGGAGCACGACCCGCTTGTCGCACGTCGTCGCCACGAGGCGCTCGACGATCGACTCGGGCACGCGCTCCTGTGCGTGCATCGCCTGTGACGTCGACAGCAGCGCGCCGCTCACCACGCAGGCGAGCATCGCGACGATGGCTCTGGCGGACCGTCGGCTCACGTGGACGTTCGTGCGCATGTCGAGGGGCCCCGAGCTACTTGCCGCCCGTCCGTGTCTTCGCGGCAGCCGGCGCCGACGCCTGGCCCGAGGCCGTCGCGGACGCCGGGGCAGGCGGTTCCAGCTTCCACCACCACTGCGGGCCGAGTGCCTTCCTGCGCGGGTACGTTTCGTCGAGCGTCGCCGCGTCGTACAGGCGGCCGTTCTTCATCACCTCAGCGAGCTTGAAGGTGTTCTTGATGTCGTCGAGC from Luteitalea sp. TBR-22 includes:
- a CDS encoding erythromycin esterase family protein, producing the protein MSRRSARAIVAMLACVVSGALLSTSQAMHAQERVPESIVERLVATTCDKRVVLLGELPSHGEAHAFDVKARLVDRLIAQCGFTAVLFEAPMYDFVGLARAIEARTATPEQLDEAIGRFWWTRELGTWRRSLFDAATARRVTLGGLDDQVSITSRYARATLPGLVASASPEPRAAECREVVDRHLRWTYDAAHPFDEAEKQRLQQCSRNAADTATSRGAFDASDRAMLESFARYAARQRSDGTTGRDASMFRALEWHLTRLPANSRVVVWTATVHAAKQRGTWPEPPLGALAVERWGDRVAAIGFTAAAGASAMAGRPARPLAAAPPESLEATATRDTPWALLDAPALRRLGSVPSRLLGAVGSDTWADSFDAVVVIGQEVAPTFDPWK
- a CDS encoding GNAT family N-acetyltransferase, which produces MLDISQASTSEEIATVRALMLEYHALLGVDLRFQGFEAEVRGLPGAYAPPRGRLLLATHAGTAVGCVALQEAGWPRGEMKRLFVRPSGRGLGVGRALVSAVLSQAVVIGYTEVVLDTLPSMTEAQRLYEQFGFRDIPAYRPNPVHGARYLSKSLVGA
- a CDS encoding tetratricopeptide repeat protein; this translates as MSWWRRLLGQDTGDVDPRVPIRFDAGGWTPNRRATGAREWTDALGNVLRLEIETEPAPYLAAATDLSALREWCRRNAAQRDGGIVSVDVVEVDGRQALQIIEKFERRPTYDYEGTLIVPLRDRHCRFVVRAREQGRTGMREAVITGHLVSSGELDLSSMLAAGSARDGAPIPGWFSDPYDPAYEGRTLRSLADDPRVDGLFPDHPLSQVRMALVKLRASIEFDDVDETERGPTLTFASAGEERRSGREMSAVAVGTLLLQGGRVVDAQTILEESLKRHVPNAGGEPARVAMEWQLLGLAHELQGHLDQAEAAFEASATGFAASLGERHLRTAQAINSRARILISRKDADAAEPLFRFSLEVFESGPAETSDAAVAWNGLGLVHIAREQYEEAVGCFERAVDIFERANGPAFPDTATALRNMALAWKRLGDLERMAEAWQRAEDVERAAQRRRPGIG
- a CDS encoding DoxX family membrane protein — encoded protein: MNLPARLDPIDIRITHWMARHGITLTRVALGVVFLWFGIIKFVPTWSPAADLATRTIEHLTFGVVPPAVSLPVLAAWESLIGLGLLTGRYLRTTLLLLFAQMPGTLTPLLLFPAETFRAFPYAPTLEGQYIIKNLVLVAAAIVVGATVRGGQLQASGPDAR
- a CDS encoding VOC family protein, producing the protein MSKVTPFLMFNDQLEAAIAFYTATFPDSEVRNIARTGEDGPVTSAEFVVGGQVFMGYNGGPYFAFSEGFSLFVDCEDQAEVDRYWDALVNAGATPTACGWIKDPFGLSWQIVPRRFMELIRDRDATKVKAVMAAMMTMAKLDVAELERAYEAAPVSHSDRTSFAIRYAAAWSGKDPVAFGAFYEENGSLVVNGSPSVGRPAIVATARAYMEAFPDMTVRLESLHEEEGTTVFHWIWTGTNTGPGGTGRSVRLSGHERWTFGSSGLILTSEGHFDAAEYQRQLTGTIAR
- a CDS encoding DUF6064 family protein — encoded protein: MQLPFSRDAFLDVFGAYNSRLWLAAALLWVATAVAHWVWLRGGVSRRVLLIVLAVHWAWSGIAYHWLFFRSINPAATIFAALFVLQAVLFVWLAVAARGRATVPTGVRCTVGAALVVYGLLYPFIGFVVGLDYPRLPLFAVPCPTTLVTAGFLVAAVKVPRFVAVVPILWAAVGSSAAFTLGMTADLALVIAGALLTFDLVVPTALGRRAAA
- a CDS encoding alpha/beta hydrolase, which encodes MSAQRGFGPRDVDALPSSAPTRIARYGSHELAFGELRMPSGTGPFPVAVVIHGGCWTVGFATLKNTAPLASALTDAGVATWNIEYRQVGDPGAGWPGTFLDVGAGVDYLRTLAETYPIDLARVTVIGHSAGAHLALWSAGRAVLPAESPIRGPNPLKVAAAVAIDGPADVGGLVGRDADICGKPVIAPLMGGTPAEQPARYRDASPQEMLPLRVPQYLVAAAVLTHEDARRHEARGRAAGDTVVVLPVTNGNHFDVIGPGRAAFPEVLAFIRRAMALQQ
- a CDS encoding GNAT family N-acetyltransferase, coding for MPPDLTFRSARVSEREALEALQWRASLNNPGDREALLAHPDAIHIPPDQLAGGLVFVAESGGAIVGFAALVSRSDGDSELDALFVEPGLWRRGYGKALLLHCAQAARDRGSAALHVVGNRHAEAFYRSCGFELVGAAETRFGSGLLMRMRL
- a CDS encoding M20/M25/M40 family metallo-hydrolase, which gives rise to MKRYVLALLIGLLPAVAGAQANPAAQAARSWRQQHERAIVDEFVTLLSIPNIARDREDIQRNAEAIAAMMAKRGLAPKLVSVPGGNPIVFGEIRTPGATRTLAFYAHYDGQPLDAKEWASPPFVPTLRDKPTEDGGQVIPLPPVGATFDPEWRLYARGAADDKAPVIALMTAVDAIRAAGMTFRANIKFAFEGEEEAGSVNLERTLAANKDLFAADLWLMCDAPLYQTRQQSIIFGARGVTQVDITVYGPRAELHSGHYGNWAPNPAMSLARLLTSMKDDKGRVLVEGFYDDVEPLGPVEKRALAEAPAIGTDLMRQFWLGSTDGGPLTLNELITVPSLNIRGMTSSRTGAQASNVIPASATVSIDIRMVKGMDGRKTGQQITDHIRTQGFFVVDREPTADERRAHPKVAKVVVVRTGAGSRTPMDLPISQEVIRTVESVRGRAVKLPTMGGGLPLAQVERPLGTRTIVIPMGNHDNNQHSSDENLRIQNLWDGIELMAALLTM